Proteins encoded by one window of Vigna radiata var. radiata cultivar VC1973A chromosome 5, Vradiata_ver6, whole genome shotgun sequence:
- the LOC106759834 gene encoding putative glycerol-3-phosphate transporter 5, translating into MQSESLSQTPALTLFPGLKPPHKTLLFHKICVLVITFLAYASFHASRKPPSIVKSVLGPTVPSNAAQVSNLSSYDTGWPPFNGTRGTHRLGELDLAFLTSYSIGMYFAGHVGDRIDLRLFLVFGMMGSGFFTILFGLGYWLDVHVLGFFVGVQIVCGVFQSIGWPCVVAVVGNWLGESKRGLIMGVWNSHTSVGNIIGSVVASGVLEFGWGWSFVVPGLLIILVGILVFLFLVVNPESMGFVHPGMGIEMSVDTRNVENLQKGESEETKLIESDNSDSSSAIGFLEAWKLPGVAPFAFCLFFSKLVAYTFLYWLPYYIKHTAVAGVHISHKTAGLLSTIFDIGGVLGGITAGFVSDLIEARAITAILFLFLSIPALASYRIFGSLSMLMNISLMFLSGFLVNGPYSLITTAVAADLGTQSLNDRNSRALATVTAIIDGTGSVGAALGPLLAGYISTRGWNSVFFMLILSIFFAGLFLIRIARTEIREKLSGK; encoded by the exons ATGCAATCCGAGAGTTTGAGCCAGACTCCAGCTCTGACACTCTTTCCTGGCCTGAAACCCCCTCACAAAACCCTACTATTCCACAAAATATGTGTTCTTGTCATCACATTCCTTGCATATGCTTCCTTCCATGCCTCTAGGAAGCCCCCCAGCATTGTCAAGAGTGTTCTGGGACCCACAGTGCCATCGAATGCAGCTCAAGTTTCCAACTTGAGCTCCTATGATACTGGGTGGCCACCTTTCAATGGAACCCGAGGTACTCACAGGCTGGGCGAGCTTGATCTTGCATTCCTCACTTCTTACTCCATCGGCATGTATTTCGCTGGTCACGTTGGGGATCGGATTGATTTGAGGTTGTTTCTTGTATTTGGGATGATGGGCAGTGGCTTTTTTACCATACTTTTTGGGTTAGGTTATTGGTTAGATGTTCATGTGTTGGGGTTTTTTGTTGGTGTTCAGATTGTTTGTGGAGTGTTTCAGTCAATTGGTTGGCCTTGTGTGGTTGCAGTTGTGGGGAATTGGTTAGGGGAATCAAAGAGGGGCTTGATAATGGGGGTATGGAATTCGCATACCTCGGTGGGGAATATCATTGGTTCAGTGGTGGCTTCAGGGGTTTTGGAGTTTGGCTGGGGTTGGTCCTTTGTGGTGCCTGGACTCCTTATAATTTTGGTGGGGattttggtgtttttgtttcttgtcgTGAACCCCGAGAGTATGGGATTTGTGCATCCTGGAATGGGCATCGAAATGAGTGTTGACACCAGAAATGTAGAGAATCTGCAGAAAGGGGAATCGGAGGAAACTAAGCTTATTGAGTCTGATAATTCAGATTCTTCTTCTGCAATTGGGTTTTTGGAGGCATGGAAGTTACCAGGAGTGGCTCCGTTTGCTTTCTGTCTCTTTTTCTCCAAGCTAGTGGCTTATACCTTTCTGTATTGGTTGCCCTACTACATAAAGCACACTG CTGTTGCCGGTGTGCATATCTCACACAAAACTGCTGGGTTGCTATCAACGATATTTGACATTGGGGGAGTCCTAGGAGGAATCACAGCTGGTTTCGTTTCTGACTTGATTGAAGCACGTGCTATTACTGCAATTCTATTCCTGTTTCTATCAATTCCAGCACTTGCTTCCTATCGCATATTTGGGAGCCTCTCCATGTTGATGAACATCAGTTTAATGTTTCTTTCGGGGTTTTTGGTGAATGGTCCATATTCGCTCATCACAACTGCAGTGGCTGCTGATCTTGGTACGCAAAGCTTGAATGATCGGAATTCCCGAGCACTGGCGACTGTTACTGCAATTATAGATGGCACCGGTTCTGTTGGCGCTGCCCTTGGGCCACTTTTGGCTGGATATATTTCGACTAGGGGATGGAACAGTGTCTTTTTTATGCTCATTCTGTCTATTTTCTTTGCTGGTTTATTCTTGATTCGTATTGCAAGAACTGAGATAAGAGAGAAGCTTTCAGGAAagtga
- the LOC106760901 gene encoding 40S ribosomal protein S11 produces MAEQTEKAFLKQPKVFLCSKKGGKGKRPGKGGNRFWKSIGLGFKTPRDAIEGTYIDKKCPFTGNVSIRGRILAGTCHSAKMTRTIIVRRNYLHFIKKYQRYEKRHSNIPAHISPCFRVKEGDHVIIGQCRPISKTVRFNVLKVIPAGSSSGAKKAFTGM; encoded by the exons ATGGCTGAACAG ACAGAGAAGGCTTTTCTGAAGCAACCGAAAGTGTTTCTATG CTCTAAGAAAGGAGGGAAGGGAAAGAGGCCAGGGAAAGGTGGGAATCGCTTTTGGAAATCAATTGGGCTTGGATTCAAGACTCCCAGAGATGCCATTGAAG GGACCTACATTGACAAGAAGTGCCCTTTCACGGGCAACGTTTCCATCCGGGGCCGTATCTTAGCTGGTACATGTCACAGCGCTAAGATGACAAGGACCATCATTGTCAGGAGGAACTATCTtcattttattaagaaatacCAGAG ATATGAAAAGCGTCATTCAAATATTCCTGCACACATATCTCCTTGTTTCCGCGTTAAAGAAGGAGATCACGTTATTATAGGCCAATGCAG GCCAATATCAAAGACAGTGAGGTTCAATGTGTTGAAAGTAATTCCAGCTGGATCCTCTAGCGGTGCAAAGAAGGCATTTACTGGAATGtga